One window of the Prinia subflava isolate CZ2003 ecotype Zambia chromosome 1, Cam_Psub_1.2, whole genome shotgun sequence genome contains the following:
- the TMEM74 gene encoding transmembrane protein 74, with protein sequence MACMELLYLAEESRQVPLGTAAGWSLPCHPREQQQCEGGEVDPRAAAAVAALHCERHCKPLQRGPVAEPPLAPWPPSVGTSPQEHPAPSSTSQPCRPGELLPREEDGGKKACCCAQELETSFTYVDENVNLEHARSAPTPAGGQDAPLQQHSCRALPPEWVHDSPSLVSEEDDAASEAAAGKSVDYGFISAILFLVCGILLVIISYVVPRDVTVDPSTVAAREMERLENESARIGAHLDRCVIAGLCLLTLGGVVLSSLLMMSMWKGELYRRSRFASSKESAKLYGSFNFRMKSGANDNMLELSLVEEDVLAIDN encoded by the coding sequence ATGGCTTGCATGGAGCTTCTCTACCTGGCTGAGGAGAGCAGACAGGTGCCCCTGGGCACCgctgctggctggagcctgccctgccatccccgtgagcagcagcagtgtgaggGGGGTGAGGTGGACCCCAGAGCAGCCGCTGCCGTGGCAGCCCTGCACTGTGAACGGCACTGCAAGCCCTTGCAGAGGGGCCctgtggctgagcccccccTGGCACCCTGGCCCCCCTCCGTGGGCACCTCGCCCCAGGAGCACCCTGCaccctccagcacctcccagccctgccgcCCAGGCGAGCTCTTGCCCAGGGAAGAGGATGGAGGGAAGAAagcctgctgctgtgcccaggaaCTCGAGACGTCGTTCACCTATGTGGATGAAAATGTAAATCTGGAGCATGCAAGAAGTGCCCCCACTCCTGCAGGTGGCCAGGATgcccccctgcagcagcattccTGCAGGGCGCTGCCACCTGAATGGGTGCACGATTCTCCCTCCTTGGTCTCTGAGGAGGACGATGCTGCCTcggaggcagcagctgggaaatcCGTTGACTATGGATTCATTAGTGCCATTTTGTTCCTGGTTTGTGGCATTTTGCTGGTGATAATTTCCTATGTGGTACCCAGAGATGTGACTGTGGATCCCAGCACGGTGGCTGCCCGGGAgatggagaggctggagaacgAGAGCGCCAGGATCGGCGCTCACTTGGACCGCTGTGTGATCGCTGGGCTGTGTCTCCTAACCCTGGGGGGCGTGGTGCTCTCCAGCCTGCTGATGATGTCCATGTGGAAAGGGGAGCTGTACCGGAGGAGCAGGTTTGCATCCTCCAAGGAGTCTGCAAAGCTGTATGGATCTTTCAATTTTAGAATGAAGTCTGGTGCAAATGATAATATGCTCGAGCTGTCATTAGTTGAGGAAGATGTGCTTGCCATAGATAATTAG